A genomic stretch from Bradyrhizobium sp. 195 includes:
- a CDS encoding amidohydrolase family protein — translation MTGIVDGHHHIWRQDDLPWLIGPMQPRIFGPYEPIRRDYPIEEYLDDLKDIGVTQSVYVQTNWANDRFEDEAAWVQQTADEHGWPHAIVAYANFAVDDVRPQLDRLKRYSLVRGVRMQLHWHENPLYRFAARPDLCADPTIQRNVARLADYGWSFDLQVFTPQMPEAAALAEACPRVTFILQHAGMLEDLSPAGRVAWRGGMARLAACPNVVSKLSGLGTFIHRNDPAHIAAVLIDTVAIFGAERCLFGSNFPIEKLWTSYRDLVDAFRSAAAPFSAEQQDAIFSATAARVYRL, via the coding sequence GTGACCGGTATTGTCGATGGCCATCATCATATCTGGCGGCAGGACGACCTGCCCTGGCTGATCGGCCCCATGCAACCGCGCATCTTCGGACCTTACGAGCCGATCCGGCGCGACTATCCGATCGAGGAATATCTCGACGACCTCAAGGACATCGGCGTCACCCAGTCGGTCTATGTGCAGACCAACTGGGCCAACGACCGTTTTGAAGATGAGGCCGCCTGGGTTCAACAGACAGCGGACGAACACGGCTGGCCGCACGCGATCGTCGCCTATGCCAATTTCGCCGTGGACGACGTGCGCCCGCAGCTCGATCGCCTGAAACGCTATTCCCTGGTGCGCGGCGTACGCATGCAGCTGCACTGGCACGAGAACCCGCTTTACCGCTTTGCGGCCCGCCCGGATCTCTGCGCCGATCCGACGATCCAACGCAACGTCGCGCGCCTTGCTGATTATGGCTGGAGCTTCGATTTGCAGGTGTTCACTCCGCAGATGCCGGAAGCCGCAGCGCTTGCCGAGGCCTGCCCCAGGGTGACCTTCATCCTGCAGCATGCCGGCATGCTGGAGGATCTCTCGCCAGCAGGCCGCGTAGCCTGGCGCGGCGGCATGGCCCGGCTCGCGGCCTGCCCCAACGTGGTCTCAAAGCTCTCCGGGCTCGGCACCTTCATCCATCGCAACGATCCCGCGCACATTGCCGCCGTGCTTATTGACACCGTCGCGATCTTCGGCGCCGAGCGTTGCCTGTTCGGCTCCAACTTCCCGATCGAGAAATTGTGGACCAGCTATCGCGACCTCGTGGACGCCTTTCGCAGCGCCGCCGCGCCGTTCAGTGCAGAGCAGCAGGACGCGATCTTCAGCGCTACCGCAGCGCGCGTGTATCGACTTTGA